In Luteitalea sp. TBR-22, one genomic interval encodes:
- a CDS encoding DUF3011 domain-containing protein, producing MRKTHAAAGCLLAAALFAVPVPAVADTTVTCESRNYRYSYCRVDTDRQVTLVRQRSSTRCRLWDNWGYDNRGVWVDRGCAGEFRVGRDNSGRDAAIAGAAIAGIAIAAAIAANKDHHEDGVPSWAVGEFQGFDGRDNADVRVTIFPGGNAEGRANDSRFSGRWDDKRLTLGNYRFRVEKSGNGFRATDENDRNHEVFFRRVGGGY from the coding sequence GTGCGCAAGACCCACGCCGCTGCCGGCTGCCTGCTGGCCGCCGCGCTGTTCGCAGTGCCCGTGCCGGCCGTCGCCGATACCACCGTCACCTGCGAAAGCCGGAACTACCGTTACAGCTATTGCCGTGTCGACACCGACAGGCAGGTCACCCTCGTGCGCCAGCGTTCGAGCACGCGGTGCCGCCTCTGGGACAACTGGGGCTACGACAACCGCGGCGTGTGGGTCGATCGCGGCTGCGCCGGCGAGTTCCGCGTCGGCCGTGACAACTCGGGCCGCGACGCCGCCATCGCGGGTGCCGCCATCGCCGGCATCGCCATCGCCGCCGCCATCGCCGCCAACAAGGACCACCACGAGGATGGCGTGCCGTCGTGGGCCGTCGGCGAGTTCCAGGGGTTCGACGGGCGCGACAACGCCGACGTCCGGGTCACCATCTTCCCGGGCGGCAACGCCGAGGGCCGGGCCAATGACTCGCGCTTCAGCGGCCGCTGGGACGACAAGCGCCTGACCCTGGGCAACTACCGGTTCAGGGTCGAGAAGTCCGGCAACGGCTTCCGCGCCACCGACGAGAACGACAGGAACCACGAGGTCTTCTTCCGCCGCGTGGGTGGGGGGTACTAG
- a CDS encoding transporter substrate-binding domain-containing protein: protein MTHAHTLKPAARLGALALACLALGGAAAFAQAPATTPAAPAASGRGYDDPGALPLRTPNAEEPVWARPAVDMLATIRTRGTLRIGVVANEPFVMHDAKGELVGFSIDLGRQLAADMGVEAEFVPTSWSQIVPDLIARHFDVAATGLWITPARALVVNFTEATSVGAMHLVASKALSGSAKSIDDFNTPEVKLVVMAGTSQEAVASRTFPRATLVKVQGDADPLAPVLEGKANALIVTTPTPYLVVRQAPDKLFQPLEQPLQVTRAAMAIRKGDADFLNFLNSWLTFHREGGWLDERERYWLGTDWLTGM, encoded by the coding sequence ATGACGCACGCCCACACCCTCAAGCCAGCCGCCCGCCTCGGCGCCCTTGCCCTTGCCTGCCTCGCCCTCGGCGGCGCAGCCGCGTTCGCGCAGGCGCCGGCCACCACCCCTGCCGCCCCAGCCGCCTCCGGCCGTGGCTACGACGATCCGGGCGCGCTGCCCCTGCGTACGCCGAACGCCGAGGAGCCGGTGTGGGCACGCCCGGCGGTGGACATGCTCGCCACCATCCGCACCCGCGGCACCCTGAGGATCGGCGTGGTCGCCAACGAGCCGTTCGTGATGCACGACGCGAAGGGCGAGCTCGTGGGCTTCAGTATCGACCTCGGCCGACAGCTCGCCGCCGACATGGGCGTCGAGGCGGAGTTCGTGCCGACCTCCTGGTCGCAGATCGTCCCCGACCTCATCGCCAGGCACTTCGACGTCGCCGCGACCGGCCTGTGGATCACGCCCGCGCGCGCCCTCGTGGTGAACTTCACCGAGGCGACCTCGGTCGGCGCCATGCACCTGGTGGCGAGCAAGGCGCTCTCGGGCAGCGCGAAGTCGATCGACGACTTCAACACGCCCGAGGTGAAGCTGGTGGTCATGGCCGGCACCAGTCAGGAAGCGGTGGCCAGCCGCACGTTCCCGCGCGCCACCCTCGTGAAGGTGCAGGGCGACGCCGATCCGCTGGCGCCCGTCCTCGAAGGAAAGGCCAACGCGCTGATCGTCACCACGCCAACGCCGTACCTGGTGGTGCGCCAGGCTCCCGACAAGCTGTTCCAGCCCCTGGAACAGCCGCTGCAGGTGACGCGCGCCGCCATGGCGATCCGCAAGGGCGACGCGGACTTCCTGAACTTCCTCAACAGCTGGCTGACCTTCCACCGCGAAGGGGGTTGGCTGGACGAGCGCGAGCGCTACTGGCTCGGCACCGACTGGCTGACGGGGATGTAG
- a CDS encoding LpqB family beta-propeller domain-containing protein gives MTPLGVRDIRACVQRWLPRALLLLVCLVATTGPAAAQLSVFETPGLRLVYLDPSGRFIVPYAARTFLASLDFQKRVLGFDPAEDTVVLVVDLQDTGNAGASAVPHNLLMVQLAPLSHAFETVHANERMFMIMNHELVHVTMMDQPSRRDRLFRTLFAGKVRPVAEHPETALWSWLTAPRNFSPRWYLEGAAVFFDTWMAAGLGRAQGGYDEMVFRAKVRDGATIYDRLGLVSEGTKIDFQDEANSYLYGTRFMTWVARRHSPEKLVQWVSRPEGSRASYARDFHRVFGETLDQAWATWQRDEKTFQQANLDAIGRYPLTPFEDLVPRALGAVSRAYLDERTRTLYAGVSYPGTVSHIAALSLDSGRVERLVDIKGPSMFTVASLARDPESGTLFYTADNGQQRDLMRLDPATRRTELLIKDARIGDLAFNRADRSIWGIRHLNGICTIVRLPAPYRQWEQVVSWPYGTVVYDLDVSPDGTRIVASFGEISGTQDVRVFDAATLRARGTAPVARFDFGQSVPNHFVFSPDGRYVYGSAYYTGVSNIFRYDLEAKKVEAVTNTDTGFFRPLPLDDGTMIAFRYSGEGFVPTRVRIAPIEDIAPITFLGERLAEEHPIVREWAVGSPQKIPLETLPQSTSPYSPLRRMRLDALHPIVQSYKGTGAPGVRLAFSDPLQFSRGSVVATYSAITGLPEAERIHVQAEVERGDWRGGFTLNGADFYDFFGPTKASRKGYVLEGGWKHLLVYDSPKRLELDLSGTYSGNLDRLPDYQNVAVDVDRLGTLQAKLSWSDVRNSLGHVDDEKGSKWSVAAQGQQVAGRFVTRVAGTYDHHVAAFGNHSTLWLRNAAGLSPDDRDDPFANFYFGAFGNNWVDHLEEKRYRTLHSFPGAALNGIGGRNFLKSALEWNLPPWRFRRLGWPGFHATWARPAVFVGGLGTDLDHDATRTVATNVGGQVDVRLGVAATQQLTLSFGGAVAFERGRGPRREAMISLKILR, from the coding sequence GTGACCCCGCTCGGCGTCCGCGACATCAGGGCGTGCGTGCAGCGCTGGCTGCCGCGCGCCCTCCTGCTGTTGGTCTGCCTGGTCGCGACAACCGGGCCTGCCGCGGCGCAGCTGTCGGTCTTCGAGACGCCAGGCCTGCGCCTCGTCTACCTCGATCCGAGCGGTCGCTTCATCGTGCCGTACGCGGCACGCACCTTCCTCGCCTCGCTCGACTTCCAGAAGCGGGTCCTCGGCTTCGACCCCGCCGAGGACACCGTCGTCCTCGTGGTCGACCTGCAGGACACGGGCAATGCGGGCGCGTCGGCCGTGCCCCACAACCTGCTGATGGTGCAGCTCGCGCCGTTGAGCCATGCCTTCGAGACCGTGCATGCCAACGAGCGGATGTTCATGATCATGAACCACGAGCTGGTCCACGTGACGATGATGGACCAGCCCTCGCGGCGCGACCGGCTGTTCCGGACGCTGTTCGCGGGCAAGGTGCGGCCCGTCGCCGAGCACCCGGAGACGGCCCTGTGGTCGTGGCTCACCGCGCCGCGCAACTTCTCGCCCCGCTGGTACCTCGAGGGCGCCGCGGTGTTCTTCGACACGTGGATGGCGGCCGGCCTCGGGCGGGCGCAGGGCGGCTACGACGAGATGGTGTTCCGCGCCAAGGTGCGCGACGGCGCGACCATCTACGACCGCCTCGGGCTGGTGTCGGAGGGCACCAAGATCGACTTCCAGGACGAGGCCAATTCGTACCTCTACGGGACGCGCTTCATGACGTGGGTGGCGCGTCGGCACTCGCCGGAGAAGCTGGTGCAGTGGGTGTCGCGGCCCGAAGGCAGCCGGGCCTCCTACGCCCGGGACTTCCACCGCGTGTTCGGCGAGACGCTCGATCAGGCCTGGGCCACCTGGCAGCGCGACGAGAAGACCTTCCAGCAGGCCAACCTCGACGCCATCGGCAGGTACCCGCTCACGCCCTTCGAGGATCTCGTGCCACGCGCGCTCGGCGCCGTGTCGCGTGCGTACCTCGACGAGCGCACGCGGACGCTCTACGCCGGCGTGAGCTACCCGGGCACGGTGTCGCACATCGCGGCGCTGTCGCTCGACTCCGGCCGCGTCGAGCGTCTCGTCGACATCAAGGGCCCGAGCATGTTCACCGTCGCCTCGCTGGCGCGCGACCCGGAGAGCGGCACGCTCTTCTACACCGCCGACAACGGCCAGCAGCGCGACCTGATGCGCCTCGACCCGGCGACGCGGCGCACCGAGCTGCTGATCAAGGACGCGCGCATCGGCGACCTCGCCTTCAACCGCGCCGACCGCTCCATCTGGGGCATCCGTCACCTCAACGGCATCTGCACGATCGTGCGCCTGCCCGCGCCGTATCGTCAGTGGGAGCAGGTCGTGTCGTGGCCGTACGGCACGGTGGTGTACGACCTCGACGTGTCGCCCGACGGGACCCGCATCGTCGCCTCCTTCGGCGAGATCAGCGGCACGCAGGACGTGCGCGTGTTCGACGCCGCGACCCTGCGGGCGCGCGGCACGGCGCCGGTCGCCAGGTTCGACTTCGGGCAGAGCGTGCCCAACCACTTCGTGTTCTCGCCCGACGGGCGCTACGTCTACGGCAGCGCGTACTACACCGGGGTGTCCAACATCTTCAGGTACGACCTCGAGGCGAAGAAGGTCGAGGCGGTGACCAACACCGACACCGGCTTCTTCCGGCCGCTGCCGCTCGACGACGGGACGATGATCGCGTTCCGGTACTCGGGCGAGGGCTTCGTGCCGACGCGGGTGCGCATCGCGCCGATCGAGGACATCGCGCCGATCACCTTCCTCGGCGAGCGCCTTGCCGAGGAGCACCCGATCGTGCGCGAGTGGGCGGTCGGCTCGCCGCAGAAGATCCCGCTCGAGACCCTGCCGCAGTCCACCTCGCCCTACTCGCCGCTGCGGCGGATGCGGCTCGACGCGCTGCACCCGATCGTCCAGTCGTACAAGGGCACCGGTGCCCCCGGCGTCCGCCTCGCCTTCTCCGATCCGCTCCAGTTCAGCCGCGGCAGCGTCGTCGCCACGTATTCGGCCATCACCGGACTGCCGGAGGCCGAACGCATCCACGTGCAGGCCGAGGTCGAGCGCGGTGACTGGCGGGGCGGGTTCACGCTGAACGGGGCCGACTTCTACGACTTCTTCGGGCCGACCAAGGCGAGCCGCAAGGGCTACGTGCTCGAGGGCGGGTGGAAGCACCTGCTCGTGTACGACAGCCCGAAGCGTCTCGAGCTGGACCTGAGCGGCACCTACTCGGGCAACCTCGATCGACTGCCCGACTACCAGAACGTCGCCGTCGACGTCGACCGGTTGGGCACGCTGCAGGCGAAGCTGTCGTGGTCCGACGTGCGCAACTCGCTCGGGCACGTCGACGACGAGAAGGGGTCGAAGTGGTCGGTGGCCGCGCAGGGACAACAGGTGGCCGGCCGCTTCGTGACGCGTGTGGCCGGCACCTACGACCACCACGTCGCCGCCTTCGGCAATCACTCGACGCTGTGGCTCCGTAACGCGGCCGGCCTGTCGCCCGACGACCGCGACGACCCGTTCGCGAACTTCTACTTCGGTGCGTTCGGCAACAACTGGGTGGACCACCTCGAGGAGAAGCGCTACCGGACGCTCCACAGCTTCCCTGGCGCGGCGCTCAACGGCATCGGCGGGCGCAACTTCCTCAAGTCGGCGCTCGAGTGGAACCTCCCGCCGTGGCGCTTCCGGCGCCTCGGCTGGCCGGGCTTCCACGCCACGTGGGCACGGCCGGCCGTCTTCGTGGGCGGCCTGGGCACCGACCTCGATCACGACGCGACGCGCACCGTCGCGACCAACGTCGGCGGACAGGTGGACGTGCGGCTCGGCGTGGCGGCCACCCAGCAGCTGACGCTGTCGTTCGGCGGCGCGGTGGCCTTCGAGCGGGGACGCGGCCCGCGGCGCGAGGCGATGATCTCGCTCAAGATCCTCCGGTGA
- a CDS encoding tetratricopeptide repeat protein → MSTRLIEVGLACVLLGGMSFAQSTTPQKPTPDAATPPLSSLTTLSPCTAGAQAPAPQPEADDEFRMLAIYQRLTPGDLPALEECVTADQPEAQFLLGHALLEGRLVDRDVNRGLVLLRRSAAQGFRAAEMALGDRYAAGGLVARDEAEAFRWYLKAAEHRSVTAQAIVGEMYLAGRGTRRDAADAAQWLSRAGQQGHAAAQRSLAALYANGDGVPRDDREAVAWYMKAADGGDVVAQVEMGVRYATGHGVPKSEAMAQQWEELAAAQGSGEALRALGQRFLEGRGVTADNARAASYFLQAAEAGDGIGMCALGDMYASGKGVARSDRDAYRWYMTAVTAGNRKCEPAQREAGRRLSKQDRDAAERDARAWMARRSS, encoded by the coding sequence ATGTCGACCCGCCTCATCGAAGTCGGTCTCGCGTGCGTGCTGCTCGGCGGGATGTCCTTCGCACAGAGCACGACGCCCCAGAAGCCGACGCCCGACGCCGCCACGCCGCCGCTCTCGTCGCTCACCACGCTCTCACCGTGCACGGCCGGCGCGCAGGCGCCTGCCCCGCAGCCCGAGGCCGACGACGAGTTCCGGATGCTGGCGATCTACCAGCGCCTGACGCCCGGCGACCTTCCGGCGCTCGAAGAGTGCGTCACCGCCGACCAGCCCGAGGCGCAGTTCCTGCTGGGGCATGCCCTGCTCGAGGGACGACTGGTCGACCGGGACGTCAATCGGGGGCTGGTCCTCCTGCGCCGCTCGGCGGCGCAGGGATTCAGGGCCGCCGAGATGGCGCTCGGCGATCGCTACGCCGCGGGTGGCCTCGTCGCACGGGACGAGGCCGAGGCGTTCCGCTGGTACCTGAAGGCGGCCGAGCACCGCAGCGTGACGGCCCAGGCCATCGTCGGGGAGATGTACCTCGCGGGGCGCGGCACGCGTCGTGACGCGGCGGATGCAGCCCAGTGGTTGTCGCGCGCCGGCCAGCAGGGGCATGCGGCGGCGCAGCGGTCGCTGGCGGCCCTCTACGCCAATGGTGACGGCGTGCCGAGGGACGACCGCGAGGCCGTCGCGTGGTACATGAAGGCGGCCGACGGCGGCGATGTCGTCGCGCAGGTCGAGATGGGCGTCCGCTACGCGACCGGCCACGGTGTGCCGAAGAGCGAGGCCATGGCGCAGCAGTGGGAGGAACTGGCGGCCGCGCAGGGCAGTGGCGAGGCCCTCCGGGCCCTCGGCCAGCGGTTCCTGGAGGGCCGCGGCGTGACCGCCGACAACGCCAGGGCGGCGAGCTACTTCCTGCAGGCGGCCGAGGCTGGCGACGGCATCGGGATGTGCGCGCTCGGCGACATGTACGCCTCGGGCAAGGGCGTGGCGCGGAGCGACCGCGACGCGTATCGCTGGTACATGACCGCGGTGACCGCCGGCAACAGGAAATGCGAGCCGGCGCAGCGCGAGGCCGGCCGGCGTCTGTCGAAGCAGGACCGCGACGCTGCCGAGCGCGACGCGCGGGCGTGGATGGCCCGCCGGTCGTCCTGA
- a CDS encoding RNA polymerase sigma factor, with the protein MLQDRDEQAVIARVAAGDVNAFEALVGRYERVLFSVAYRMLHDRDAAQDATQTAFIRAYEKLATYDRQHRFFSWIYRILVNECLTQKRRPRPDALDAVPPVSRDPGSALDEARRRDALRKAIAELTPEHRDVVLLRHFGELSYDEVAATLGIPVVTVKSRLYAARQRLADKLAALKVAQAG; encoded by the coding sequence TTGCTGCAGGATCGAGATGAACAGGCCGTCATCGCCCGGGTGGCGGCCGGCGATGTCAACGCCTTCGAGGCGTTGGTCGGACGTTACGAACGCGTGCTCTTCAGCGTGGCCTACCGGATGCTCCACGACCGGGACGCTGCGCAGGACGCGACCCAGACGGCCTTCATCCGCGCCTACGAGAAGCTGGCGACGTACGACCGCCAGCACCGGTTCTTCAGCTGGATCTACCGGATTCTCGTGAACGAGTGCCTGACGCAGAAACGCCGGCCGCGGCCCGATGCCCTCGACGCCGTCCCGCCGGTGTCACGCGATCCGGGGTCGGCCCTCGACGAGGCCCGGCGCCGGGACGCCCTGCGGAAGGCGATCGCCGAGCTGACGCCTGAGCACCGCGACGTCGTGCTGCTCCGGCACTTCGGCGAGCTGTCGTACGACGAGGTGGCCGCCACCCTGGGCATCCCGGTGGTGACGGTCAAGTCCAGGCTGTACGCGGCGCGGCAACGCCTCGCCGACAAGCTCGCGGCCCTGAAGGTCGCGCAGGCAGGTTGA
- a CDS encoding PrsW family glutamic-type intramembrane protease, with protein MNIAIALLPVLAFLVGLSLMDSFKLVALRHVLRSLAGGAVAALVSAWLIEGTPLATMPDALIVGWIGPIVEECGKALLVAWLVWTRRVGFLVDAAVLGFAVGAGFALVENVVYLRALADAPLGLWLVRGLGTAVMHGGTTAVFAMLARTLVDRYPRHKPLAMLPGLGAAMAVHVAFNHLLLPPLAQTALVLVALPLLMTTVFERSERVTREWVGAGLDLDIELLQLVTSEFFGVTRIASYLQELRARFPGPVVADMFCLLRLELELSVQAKALVLARGAGLHLPADEDLAIALGEYDFLRRSIGRTGMLALGPVQVVSDHDDWHRHLLAQARGG; from the coding sequence GTGAACATCGCCATCGCCCTCCTGCCCGTGCTCGCCTTCCTGGTGGGGCTGTCGCTGATGGACAGCTTCAAGCTGGTCGCGTTGCGGCACGTGCTGCGATCGCTGGCCGGCGGCGCCGTGGCCGCTCTCGTGTCGGCATGGCTCATCGAAGGCACTCCGCTGGCCACGATGCCCGACGCGTTGATCGTCGGGTGGATCGGCCCCATCGTCGAGGAATGCGGCAAGGCACTGCTGGTGGCCTGGCTGGTGTGGACCCGACGCGTCGGGTTCCTCGTGGACGCCGCGGTGCTCGGCTTCGCGGTCGGCGCCGGCTTCGCGCTCGTCGAGAACGTCGTCTACCTCCGGGCGCTCGCCGACGCGCCGCTCGGCCTGTGGCTGGTGCGCGGCCTCGGGACGGCGGTCATGCACGGCGGCACGACGGCGGTCTTCGCGATGCTGGCGCGCACGCTCGTGGACCGCTACCCGCGCCACAAGCCGCTGGCGATGCTGCCCGGCCTCGGCGCGGCGATGGCGGTGCACGTGGCCTTCAATCACCTGCTGTTGCCGCCGCTGGCGCAGACGGCCCTCGTCCTCGTGGCGCTGCCGCTGCTGATGACGACGGTCTTCGAGCGCAGCGAGCGCGTGACCCGCGAGTGGGTCGGCGCCGGCCTCGACCTGGACATCGAGTTGCTGCAGCTGGTGACGTCGGAGTTCTTCGGGGTCACGCGGATCGCGTCGTACCTGCAGGAGCTGCGCGCACGATTTCCCGGACCGGTCGTCGCCGACATGTTCTGCCTGCTGCGGCTCGAGCTGGAGCTGTCGGTGCAGGCCAAGGCACTCGTCCTGGCCCGCGGCGCGGGCCTGCACCTGCCGGCCGACGAAGACCTCGCGATCGCACTGGGGGAGTACGACTTCCTCCGCAGGTCGATCGGCCGCACCGGCATGCTGGCGCTCGGCCCGGTCCAGGTGGTGAGCGACCACGACGACTGGCACAGGCACCTGCTGGCACAAGCTCGAGGTGGCTGA
- a CDS encoding STAS domain-containing protein, with protein sequence MAARRQIWRPEVSTRLAGNVLVVSLSGRLGEAGARSEPLLAALAGAEPHQAVVVDLSRLDYVSSPGVAHLAAFARTQAERGIPCVWCDLTEAVRISLDLAGTLPEFTLAMSREAAIEAASRSASGSPPSVQ encoded by the coding sequence ATGGCAGCGCGCCGGCAGATCTGGCGACCCGAGGTCAGCACGCGCCTGGCCGGCAACGTCCTGGTGGTCAGCCTCTCCGGACGCCTCGGCGAGGCGGGCGCCCGCAGCGAGCCGCTCCTGGCGGCGCTGGCCGGCGCCGAGCCCCACCAGGCCGTGGTCGTCGACCTGTCGCGGCTCGACTACGTCTCCAGTCCGGGCGTGGCGCACCTGGCGGCTTTCGCCCGGACCCAGGCCGAGCGGGGTATCCCGTGCGTCTGGTGCGACCTCACGGAGGCGGTCCGTATTTCCCTTGACCTTGCGGGCACGCTGCCGGAGTTCACGCTCGCGATGTCGCGAGAGGCGGCGATCGAGGCGGCGTCACGTTCTGCCTCCGGGAGCCCACCCTCTGTCCAATGA
- a CDS encoding DUF4214 domain-containing protein yields the protein MHTRHLPLAFVLAAGVVATPTSPLIAEAAAQYQSASSVDRMIERAFDDVLGRRPDSREMRLYRSRVYDDDWSERDIRNELRRQRDERDRYGNGNNGGYGSGYGGNYNDNGRPSSQDVDRVITRAYQDILGRDPDTQGLREYRRRMIDDGWSERQVRDALRRSNEKAELNDADIDRMITRAYRDVLERAPDPAGLSDFRNQVKRKGWTESDVRQALRESPEYREKNTMTEAKARDIVRNAYRSVLGRDPDPGADVYVQKVLREKWTERDVANELRKSDEYRNRR from the coding sequence ATGCACACCAGACATCTCCCCCTGGCCTTCGTCCTCGCGGCGGGCGTCGTCGCCACCCCGACCTCCCCCCTGATCGCGGAGGCGGCGGCGCAGTACCAGAGCGCCAGCAGCGTCGACCGGATGATCGAGCGCGCCTTCGACGACGTGCTGGGGCGCCGCCCCGACTCGCGCGAGATGCGCCTGTACCGTTCCCGCGTGTACGACGATGACTGGAGCGAGCGCGACATCCGCAACGAGCTGCGCCGGCAGCGCGACGAGCGCGACCGCTACGGCAACGGGAACAACGGCGGCTACGGCAGCGGGTACGGGGGCAACTACAACGACAACGGCCGCCCCTCGTCACAGGACGTGGACCGCGTCATCACCCGCGCGTACCAGGACATCCTCGGGCGCGACCCCGACACGCAGGGCCTGCGCGAGTACCGTCGCCGCATGATCGACGACGGCTGGAGCGAGCGGCAGGTGCGCGACGCGCTGCGCCGGAGCAACGAGAAGGCGGAGCTCAACGACGCCGACATCGACCGGATGATCACGCGCGCCTATCGCGACGTGCTCGAGCGGGCGCCGGACCCGGCCGGCTTGTCCGACTTCCGCAACCAGGTCAAGCGCAAGGGCTGGACCGAGAGCGACGTCCGCCAGGCGTTGCGCGAGAGCCCCGAGTATCGCGAGAAGAACACGATGACCGAGGCCAAGGCCCGCGACATCGTCAGGAACGCCTACCGCAGCGTGCTCGGCCGCGATCCCGACCCGGGCGCCGACGTCTACGTGCAGAAGGTGCTTCGCGAGAAGTGGACAGAGCGCGACGTCGCCAACGAGCTTCGCAAGAGCGACGAGTACCGCAATCGACGCTGA
- a CDS encoding Gfo/Idh/MocA family protein produces MTDPTSTRRDFLRATGASLAAGPIAAATASAQAPATAPAKPFGYAIVGLGSLAQGEILPAFVHAKRCRVTALVSSDPSKARGLATQYGVPERGLYSYETFDRIADNPDVDGVYIVLPNGLHAEYSVRASKAGKHVLVEKPMANTVAECDAMLAAAKAAGKHLAVAYRLRFEPYTQAMIKMARDKEYGRTKIVLCDSGFNIGNPEQWRLTKKMGGGGSMMDIGIYSVNAARYLAGEEPTEVFAMETTDRNDPRFKEVEDTLTFQLRFPSGTLANCVSSYGAYLNRFRVYAEKGSFELEPAWSRRGLGLRVFRGNTIESRTLREPDHFAAMMDHLAECAATGTRPLTDGEDGRNDMRVIEACYESVRTGRPVKLG; encoded by the coding sequence GTGACCGACCCGACTTCGACCCGCCGCGACTTCCTCCGCGCCACTGGCGCGTCCCTGGCCGCCGGCCCCATCGCCGCCGCGACCGCCAGCGCGCAGGCGCCGGCCACCGCGCCGGCCAAACCCTTCGGCTACGCCATCGTCGGACTCGGCAGTCTGGCGCAGGGCGAGATCCTGCCCGCGTTCGTGCACGCGAAGAGGTGCCGCGTCACCGCGCTCGTCAGCAGTGACCCGTCCAAGGCCAGGGGGCTGGCGACGCAGTACGGCGTGCCCGAGCGGGGTCTCTACTCGTACGAGACCTTCGATCGGATTGCTGACAACCCCGATGTCGACGGCGTCTACATCGTGCTGCCCAACGGCCTGCACGCCGAGTACAGCGTGCGCGCGTCGAAGGCCGGCAAGCACGTGCTCGTCGAGAAGCCGATGGCCAACACCGTGGCCGAGTGCGACGCGATGCTCGCCGCCGCGAAGGCGGCCGGCAAGCATCTCGCGGTGGCCTACCGCCTGCGGTTCGAGCCGTACACGCAGGCGATGATCAAGATGGCCCGCGACAAGGAGTACGGCAGGACGAAGATCGTCCTGTGCGACTCCGGCTTCAATATCGGCAATCCCGAGCAGTGGCGACTCACGAAGAAGATGGGCGGCGGCGGGTCGATGATGGACATCGGCATCTACTCGGTCAACGCCGCGCGGTACCTCGCCGGTGAGGAGCCCACCGAGGTCTTCGCGATGGAGACCACCGACAGGAACGACCCGCGGTTCAAGGAGGTCGAGGACACGCTCACCTTCCAGTTGCGTTTTCCGTCGGGCACGCTGGCCAACTGCGTCTCGAGCTACGGCGCCTACCTCAATCGCTTCCGGGTGTACGCCGAGAAGGGGTCGTTCGAACTCGAGCCGGCCTGGAGCCGGCGGGGCCTGGGCCTGCGCGTGTTCCGGGGCAACACGATCGAGTCGCGCACGCTGCGCGAGCCCGATCACTTTGCCGCGATGATGGATCACCTGGCCGAGTGCGCGGCGACGGGCACGCGCCCGCTCACTGACGGCGAGGACGGCCGCAACGACATGCGCGTCATCGAAGCCTGCTACGAGTCGGTGAGGACGGGGCGGCCGGTGAAGCTGGGCTGA